A single region of the Patescibacteria group bacterium genome encodes:
- a CDS encoding zinc-ribbon domain-containing protein produces MICFNCRKQIPDNSEICPHCGQAVSTREQLGKEISFRRWQRWFFYGVLVLIFLGMVLVIVKIYNANTKLLLSVSSVQKELTQAKEDLTITQEDLAKKEDLLKQVQVDLLEKNQVLDAKTEEFKTVLSEKTEVEEKYSQIQLDLNSAEANVYNLIIRLGVGISNENLRKIPVAEANLEGEDTDGDGLSDIFEEAIGTDPTKVDTDGDGYSDKEEILAGFNPAGPGSLGIDMDFANKQKGKILLQVEGHGEAWYVNPGDGKRYFLGKPADAFRIMRDIDYWTKK; encoded by the coding sequence ATGATTTGTTTTAATTGCCGGAAGCAAATTCCGGATAACTCCGAAATCTGCCCCCATTGCGGGCAAGCGGTTTCCACTCGCGAGCAATTGGGCAAGGAAATTTCTTTCCGCCGCTGGCAGAGATGGTTTTTTTACGGCGTTTTGGTTTTGATTTTTTTGGGCATGGTTTTGGTGATTGTAAAAATATACAATGCCAACACCAAACTGCTTTTATCCGTTTCCAGCGTCCAGAAAGAATTAACCCAAGCCAAGGAAGATTTGACAATAACGCAGGAAGATTTGGCCAAGAAAGAAGATTTGCTTAAGCAGGTTCAGGTTGATTTATTGGAAAAGAACCAGGTTCTGGACGCTAAAACCGAAGAGTTCAAAACCGTGCTTTCGGAGAAAACCGAGGTGGAGGAGAAATATTCCCAGATTCAGCTTGACCTTAATTCGGCCGAAGCCAATGTCTATAACCTGATAATAAGGCTGGGCGTGGGCATAAGCAATGAAAATTTAAGAAAAATTCCGGTGGCGGAAGCCAATTTGGAAGGCGAGGATACAGACGGTGATGGCCTGTCCGATATCTTTGAGGAAGCGATCGGCACAGACCCGACCAAGGTTGATACGGACGGGGACGGTTATTCCGACAAAGAGGAAATTTTGGCCGGTTTCAATCCGGCCGGTCCGGGAAGCTTGGGCATAGATATGGATTTTGCCAACAAGCAAAAGGGGAAAATATTACTGCAAGTTGAAGGGCATGGCGAGGCCTGGTATGTAAATCCCGGGGATGGCAAGCGGTATTTTCTGGGTAAGCCGGCCGACGCTTTTCGGATAATGAGAGATATAGATTATTGGACGAAAAAATAA
- a CDS encoding transposase, which produces MRKFQFQTGEFYHIYNRGVDKREVFLDKYDYVRFLRSMREFNQIDCHGGFYEKYLREKDKKNKFRDRVALVATRSPDRSKLVEIITYCLNPNHYHLLARQLRSGGVSAFMKRIAGGYAAYFNHRHKRSGSLWQGAYKAVHVKTDSYFLWLSGYINGNAEIHRITRAENWVWSSHLDYMGKRGGALANKKIILSQFENIGEYKNLVNAIIKESGRGKEELKRYLLE; this is translated from the coding sequence ATGCGCAAATTTCAATTTCAAACCGGAGAATTTTATCATATCTATAACCGGGGCGTGGATAAGCGGGAGGTATTTTTGGATAAGTACGATTATGTTAGATTTTTACGGAGCATGAGGGAGTTTAACCAAATAGATTGCCATGGCGGTTTTTATGAAAAATATTTGCGGGAAAAAGATAAAAAAAATAAATTTAGGGACCGAGTCGCCTTGGTGGCGACTCGGTCCCCAGACCGGTCGAAGTTGGTAGAAATAATAACATACTGCTTAAATCCAAATCATTACCATTTATTAGCGAGACAATTAAGAAGCGGTGGAGTTTCAGCCTTCATGAAAAGAATTGCCGGTGGATATGCGGCTTATTTTAATCACAGACACAAGAGATCCGGCTCTCTTTGGCAGGGTGCATACAAAGCCGTCCACGTTAAAACAGACTCCTATTTTCTCTGGCTTTCCGGGTATATCAACGGCAATGCGGAAATCCATAGAATTACCAGAGCGGAAAACTGGGTTTGGAGTAGCCACCTTGATTATATGGGGAAAAGGGGAGGGGCGCTAGCTAATAAAAAAATAATTCTATCGCAGTTTGAGAATATCGGTGAGTATAAAAATTTGGTTAATGCTATAATAAAAGAGTCTGGGCGGGGGAAGGAGGAACTAAAGAGATATTTATTAGAGTAA